One genomic window of Undibacterium cyanobacteriorum includes the following:
- the asd gene encoding aspartate-semialdehyde dehydrogenase, whose amino-acid sequence MKLVGLVGWRGMVGSVLMQRMQQEGDFDHIEPVFFSTSNTGGAAPAMAKNEKTLKDANDIDALKKCDIIITCQGGDYTSAVFPKLRAAGWNGFWIDAASTLRMENDAIIVLDPVNLDVIKSALSRGVKNYVGGNCTVSCMLMGLGGLFANNLVEWMSSMTYQAASGGGAQHMRELLTQFGSINAEIKALLDDPASAILEIDRKVLAKQHSFSPDETKQFGVPLAGNLIPWIDKDLNNGQSKEEWKAGAETNKILGLGEAFGSAAIPVDGLCVRIGAMRCHSQALTIKLKKDVPLDEINDIIASNNQWVKVVPNTREDSMRDLTPAAVTGSLTIPVGRLRKMQMGGDYLSAFTVGDQLLWGAAEPLRRMLRILID is encoded by the coding sequence ATGAAGCTTGTTGGACTGGTAGGTTGGCGTGGAATGGTGGGCTCAGTCTTGATGCAGCGTATGCAACAAGAGGGTGACTTTGATCATATTGAGCCTGTGTTTTTTTCGACTTCAAATACAGGTGGTGCCGCACCTGCAATGGCGAAAAATGAAAAGACCTTAAAAGACGCAAATGATATTGACGCGCTGAAGAAATGCGACATTATTATCACCTGCCAAGGCGGCGACTACACTTCAGCGGTTTTTCCAAAATTACGTGCTGCGGGATGGAATGGTTTTTGGATTGATGCGGCGTCGACATTGCGTATGGAAAACGATGCAATCATCGTGCTTGATCCAGTCAACCTTGATGTGATTAAGTCTGCGCTCTCCCGCGGCGTAAAAAATTATGTCGGCGGTAATTGCACCGTCTCTTGTATGTTGATGGGCTTAGGCGGCTTGTTTGCTAATAACTTGGTCGAATGGATGTCCTCCATGACATATCAAGCGGCATCCGGTGGTGGTGCGCAGCATATGCGCGAACTCTTGACACAGTTCGGTTCGATCAACGCAGAAATAAAGGCTTTACTGGATGATCCTGCATCTGCGATTTTGGAAATCGACCGTAAAGTGCTGGCGAAACAACATAGTTTCTCACCTGATGAAACGAAACAATTTGGTGTTCCTTTGGCAGGTAACTTGATTCCTTGGATCGACAAGGATTTGAATAATGGTCAGTCGAAGGAAGAATGGAAAGCTGGTGCAGAGACTAATAAGATTCTAGGACTTGGCGAAGCCTTCGGATCTGCGGCGATTCCTGTCGATGGCTTGTGCGTGCGAATCGGTGCTATGCGCTGCCATTCTCAAGCACTGACGATCAAACTGAAGAAGGATGTGCCGCTCGATGAAATCAACGATATCATCGCTAGCAATAACCAATGGGTCAAAGTCGTACCAAATACGCGCGAAGATTCTATGCGTGACTTAACTCCTGCAGCCGTCACTGGCAGCTTGACGATCCCAGTTGGTCGTCTGCGCAAAATGCAAATGGGTGGCGACTATTTGTCGGCTTTCACAGTAGGTGATCAGCTCTTGTGGGGTGCTGCAGAGCCTTTGCGTCGTATGTTGCGAATTCTGATCGACTGA
- the leuB gene encoding 3-isopropylmalate dehydrogenase: protein MKIAVLPGDGIGPEIIDQAVKVLKALGEQFEMEFAPVGGAGYEASGHPLPEATLKLALQSDAVLFGSVGDWKYDTLERALRPEQAILGLRKNLQLFANFRPAILYPELAGASTLKPEVVSGLDILIIRELTGDIYFGQPRGVRECPDGPFKGQREGFDTMRYAEGEIRRIAHVAFQAAQKRQKRLTSVDKANVLETFQFWKDIVTDVHKEYPDVALEHMYVDNAAMQLVRAPKKFDVIVTGNMFGDILSDAAAMLTGSIGMLPSASLDANSKGLYEPSHGSAPDIAGKGIANPLATILSAAMMLRYSLNRVEQADRIETAVKAVLASGLRTPDIYESGCVKVGTSEMGDAVVKALM, encoded by the coding sequence ATGAAAATTGCTGTATTGCCTGGTGACGGTATCGGGCCAGAGATTATTGATCAAGCCGTCAAGGTACTTAAGGCTCTTGGCGAACAGTTTGAGATGGAATTTGCGCCGGTCGGTGGCGCAGGATATGAGGCGAGCGGTCATCCATTGCCTGAGGCGACTCTGAAGTTGGCATTGCAGTCTGATGCGGTTTTGTTTGGCTCAGTCGGAGATTGGAAATACGACACTTTGGAGCGAGCGTTGCGTCCGGAGCAGGCGATTCTTGGCTTGCGCAAAAATCTACAGTTGTTTGCGAATTTTCGTCCGGCGATTTTATATCCTGAGTTGGCGGGTGCGTCGACTCTGAAACCTGAAGTAGTTTCTGGATTGGATATTTTGATTATTCGTGAATTAACAGGTGATATTTACTTCGGCCAACCGCGTGGCGTCAGAGAATGTCCTGACGGTCCATTTAAGGGGCAGCGTGAAGGGTTTGATACGATGCGTTATGCCGAAGGCGAGATTCGTCGCATCGCTCATGTCGCTTTTCAAGCGGCCCAGAAACGACAAAAGCGCTTGACGAGTGTTGATAAAGCAAATGTACTTGAGACTTTCCAGTTTTGGAAAGATATCGTTACTGACGTCCATAAAGAGTATCCTGATGTGGCGCTCGAACATATGTACGTGGACAACGCTGCGATGCAATTAGTGCGGGCACCGAAAAAGTTTGACGTGATCGTCACAGGTAATATGTTTGGTGATATTTTATCTGACGCTGCAGCGATGCTGACGGGATCGATCGGTATGCTTCCATCCGCTTCTTTGGATGCAAATAGTAAGGGCTTGTACGAGCCATCTCATGGCTCGGCGCCCGACATTGCAGGAAAAGGCATTGCGAACCCGCTCGCAACAATTTTGTCCGCTGCCATGATGCTGCGTTATTCTTTGAATCGTGTGGAGCAGGCTGATCGAATTGAGACGGCAGTCAAAGCTGTGTTGGCGAGTGGATTGAGAACCCCAGACATTTACGAGTCCGGTTGTGTCAAGGTTGGTACGTCCGAGATGGGTGATGCCGTAGTGAAGGCTTTAATGTAG
- the leuD gene encoding 3-isopropylmalate dehydratase small subunit, producing MEKFSLHEGLVAPLDRANVDTDAIIPKQFLKSIRRSGFGPNLFDEWRYLDHGEPGMDNSVRPLNPDFVLNQQRYAGASILLTRKNFGCGSSREHAPWALEQFGFRAIIAPSFADIFFNNCFKNGLLPIVLDEETVEKLFVHVYANENAHLIVDLESQTVSTKDGGLSLHFDVDPFRKYCLLNGLDDIGLTLQHQEKIRAFEQKHVQSQPWLLNTI from the coding sequence ATGGAAAAGTTCAGTTTGCATGAAGGTTTGGTGGCACCGCTTGATCGCGCCAATGTTGATACCGATGCGATTATTCCTAAGCAGTTCTTGAAATCGATTCGTCGTAGTGGTTTTGGCCCCAATCTGTTTGATGAGTGGCGTTATTTGGATCATGGTGAGCCCGGGATGGACAACTCCGTTCGTCCATTGAATCCTGATTTCGTGCTCAATCAACAGCGCTATGCAGGTGCATCCATCTTGTTGACTCGTAAGAATTTTGGTTGCGGTTCCTCTCGTGAGCATGCGCCTTGGGCTCTGGAACAGTTCGGCTTTCGCGCGATTATCGCGCCGAGCTTCGCCGACATTTTCTTCAATAATTGTTTCAAAAATGGTTTGTTGCCGATCGTGTTAGACGAGGAAACCGTTGAGAAACTTTTCGTTCATGTTTATGCGAATGAAAATGCACATTTAATTGTGGACTTAGAAAGTCAAACGGTGTCAACCAAAGATGGGGGATTGTCGTTGCACTTTGATGTTGATCCATTCCGCAAGTATTGCCTGCTCAATGGCTTAGATGATATTGGTCTGACCTTGCAACACCAAGAAAAAATCCGTGCCTTCGAACAAAAGCACGTTCAATCGCAACCGTGGTTGCTCAACACAATTTAA
- a CDS encoding entericidin A/B family lipoprotein: MKKLFVLFLAVVSVSALSACNTVQGIGKDVKKVGEVVESAGKK; this comes from the coding sequence ATGAAAAAGTTATTCGTACTCTTTTTGGCGGTTGTGTCCGTATCCGCATTGTCTGCTTGTAATACGGTGCAAGGCATTGGTAAAGATGTCAAAAAAGTCGGTGAAGTGGTTGAGTCTGCAGGGAAAAAATAA